Proteins encoded together in one Amblyomma americanum isolate KBUSLIRL-KWMA chromosome 1, ASM5285725v1, whole genome shotgun sequence window:
- the LOC144136657 gene encoding uncharacterized protein LOC144136657 gives MAEGAQILGELQNGFRPNHRLEDNLFVVTSSIEIAAKEKRELVLGFSGYSPGIPLSGTQSTVGGPGDTGYLGATTTLVEALYTETQAVIHWRASTTRPIYLYIGLRQGCPMPPIQFKLFTSRLERRLVECGVGFNLTCMKDGTTRTHRLPVLLYADDIVLLVESVGDLQSLVDMCSSEGDDLGLRFNAAKSLSVRFQPEASEDSGQAATPPPLLSDHLEQLTRTLVTTLQAVLQLFPVASQPPQCGAGPAQQPNHHG, from the exons ATGGCGGAAGGTGCTCAAATTCTGGGTGAACTTCAAAATGGCTTTCGACCTAATCACCGACTGGAAGACAACCTTTTCGTTGTGACATCTTCCATTGAGATTGCCGCCAAAGAGAAGCGAGAGCTTGTACTGGGGTTTTCTGGATATAGCCCAGGCATACCACTCAGTGGAACACAATCGACTGTGGGAGGTCCTGGAGACACAGGCTATCTCGGAGCCACTACTACGCTTGTTGAGGCCTTATACACTGAAACTCAGGCTGTGATACACTGGAGGGCCTCAACCACCAGGCCAATCTACCTGTATATTGGACTGCGCCAGGGCTGCCCTATGCCGCCGATCCAGTTCAAGTTGTTTACCTCGAGGCTAGAGCGGCGCCTTGTTGAGTGCGGCGTAGGTTTCAACCTCACCTGCATGAAGGATGGCACCACTCGTACTCACAGGCTACCAGTCCTCCTGTACGCAGACGATATAGTACTGCTTGTGGAAAGCGTGGGAGATCTCCAGAGCCTCGTCGACATGTGCTCATCTGAGGGCGATGACCTCGGGCTCCGTTTCAACGCCGCGAAGTCTCTATCGGTCAGGTTCCAGCCGGAGGCTTCCGAGGACAGTGGACAA GCCGCCACACCACCTCCCCTCCTGAGCGACCACCTGGAACAGCTGACGCGGACCCTGGTTACAACGCTACAAGCTGTCTTGCAGCTCTTCCCAGTAGCCAGCCAACCACCACAGTGTGGTGCAGGCCCAGCGCAGCAGCCAAACCACCATGGCTAG